TCTCGGAATGCCGTCGCACACCCTGTACGCACGGGTCGCCCACGCTCGCAAGGGCAACGGCGTCTTCTTGCCCAAGGCTGATCGCGATCTCCAGGCACGCGTGCGCGAGCTCGAGGCGGAGACGCGGCGCCTCCGCGCTGAGCGGGACATTCTTCGAAAAGCGACGGCGTTCTTCGCTCGGGAGCCGTCATGAAGTTCGCCTTCATCCGCGATCACCTGGCCGGAGAGTTCAGGATCGTCGACTGCTGCCGGGTGCTGCGCGTCAGCCAGAGCGGCTACTACCGCTGGCGCAAGAGCCCGCTCGGGACGCGCGAGCAACGCAAGATGGAGCTCGTGCAGGCGATCCGCGAAGTGCACGAGGAACATCGCTGCGTCTACGGCAGTCCCCGCCTCACGAGAGCGCTCGAACAGAAGGGCATCAAGGCCAACCGCAAGACGGTGGCCCGCCGAATGCAGGAGCATCGCATCCGGGCGAAGACCGCGAGGCCGTTCCGACCGCGGACCACCGACTCCAACCGCGACCATCCGATCGCTCCCAATCTCCTCAACCGCTCGTTCCATGTGCCCACGCTCGACACCGTCAGGCTCGCCGACATCACCTACATCCCGACGGATGAAGGCGTCCTGTACCTCGCGGGCGTCATGGACCTCTGCAGCCGCCGAATCGTCGGGTGGAGCATGGCCGACCACCTCCACGCCGACCTCGTCCTGGACGCGATGCGCATGGCGGTCGATGCCAGGCAACCCGAACCGGGTCTCGTGCATCACAGCGACCGCGGCGTGCAGTACGCCTCCAGTGACCTCCAGTCGCTGCTGGCTCAGCTCGGGATCGCGCCCAGCATGAGCGCCGTCGGCGACTGCCTGGACAACTCACCAAAGGAGAGCTTCTGGGCGCCGCTCAAGCGCGAGCTCATGAGCGACCGCCGCTTTGCCACCCGCGACGAGGCGCGGCAAGCGATCTTCGAGTGGATCGAAGTGTGCTACAACCGCAAGAGACTTCATAGCAGCATCGGATACATGAGCCCCGAAGCGTTCGAGGCCCGCTTATGCTGTTAGCATCTCATCCCTCTCCACCAGAGGTGGGCAAGGCCAGGTCCCTGATCTCGTCCGACCGAGCGACGGGCTCTGGCTGGATGTGACGACTCCGAAGCAATGGATGAGACATGTCAAGAAGTACAGAGGAAAGCACGGTCCATTCGCAATACCCCTCTTCTATTGAGGCCTGTGACCGATGAACTCCTCCAAGCTATCAGCGTGGTTAGCCATCAAGGAAGGCCGCTCGCCGCACGACCTTGGGCTGGGCATTCATGAATGCCGCCTCGACCTTCGGGGGCTTGTGCTCGCGGCAGCCGACTCGGTTGCACATTCGAGGTTTGGCGACATCGAGATCGTCGAGGTCCACGGAAAGCCTGCATTGCGAGGCGCACACCTTCACGGGATCGACTTCACCGGCTCAAGCCTCGCGGACCTGCAACTGGACGAGTGCGTCCTAGAGGACTGCGTCTTCGATCGATGCAACCTCAATGGAATGATTGCTCGACGATGCGCAATCCGGCGATGCACCTTCGCGCGTACGGATCTCCGCAACTCAGACATCGCCGCGACGATCGACCCGCCATGGAACGAGATCACCGACACGGTTTTCGACCGGGCCGACTTCCGCGGTGCGACCTTCAGCGTTGCGGTGTTTGGCAACTGCGCATTCCGTGACTGCCGACTGAAGCGGATCGACTTCGACTCCTCGGTCTTTGAGCGATGCGTGTTCGAAGGGCGGCTCGACCAAGTGATCTTCGGGTCCCAAGTGCTCAGTGCCGAGTCAACACCACCCAACCTTATGAGCGGGGTGGATTTCACCAGCGCCACATTCGGTTTCGTCGAGTTCCGACGGATTGATGTTCGGCGAGCCAAGTTCGGTACAAGTTGCGATCTCGTCCTCGTATCGCCCCATCGTGCCTGTTTGGACTCGTTGCTCCAGCTTCTCGAAGCTGAAACGGATCCAGGAACTCCTGGCGTGAAAGCAGCGATCGAGATTGATCGACGATGGGCCCTCCCGGGGGACTCCGTCGGTGTGCTGCACCTTCCCGACTTCACATCCAAACTTTCGCCAGCAAGGGCAGCGAGGTTTCGAGAAGAGGTTCTGCGCTGGAAGTGGGATCCCCCTTCGCGTTAGCAGGCCGCTGATGTCAACTCGCGCGTAGAACTGACCCACTGCCGAGCATCGAGAACTGACCCACCCCAGTCCGATCGGTCAAC
The Phycisphaeraceae bacterium genome window above contains:
- a CDS encoding pentapeptide repeat-containing protein, which translates into the protein MNSSKLSAWLAIKEGRSPHDLGLGIHECRLDLRGLVLAAADSVAHSRFGDIEIVEVHGKPALRGAHLHGIDFTGSSLADLQLDECVLEDCVFDRCNLNGMIARRCAIRRCTFARTDLRNSDIAATIDPPWNEITDTVFDRADFRGATFSVAVFGNCAFRDCRLKRIDFDSSVFERCVFEGRLDQVIFGSQVLSAESTPPNLMSGVDFTSATFGFVEFRRIDVRRAKFGTSCDLVLVSPHRACLDSLLQLLEAETDPGTPGVKAAIEIDRRWALPGDSVGVLHLPDFTSKLSPARAARFREEVLRWKWDPPSR
- a CDS encoding IS3 family transposase; this translates as MKFAFIRDHLAGEFRIVDCCRVLRVSQSGYYRWRKSPLGTREQRKMELVQAIREVHEEHRCVYGSPRLTRALEQKGIKANRKTVARRMQEHRIRAKTARPFRPRTTDSNRDHPIAPNLLNRSFHVPTLDTVRLADITYIPTDEGVLYLAGVMDLCSRRIVGWSMADHLHADLVLDAMRMAVDARQPEPGLVHHSDRGVQYASSDLQSLLAQLGIAPSMSAVGDCLDNSPKESFWAPLKRELMSDRRFATRDEARQAIFEWIEVCYNRKRLHSSIGYMSPEAFEARLCC
- a CDS encoding transposase, producing MRGRTCKPEFREGAVRLVLEQGLTVERAAKDLGMPSHTLYARVAHARKGNGVFLPKADRDLQARVRELEAETRRLRAERDILRKATAFFAREPS